In Deltaproteobacteria bacterium, the genomic window GACCTCGGCGTCGAGGAGCACGCTCACCAGGTCGTCGCACGGGCGCAGGCGGCGCTCGCCGGCGAGCTGGTTCGCGTACATGTAGAGCTCGGCGGCGGCCACCTTCCCCGCCGCGTTCGACCCCGCGCCATACTCCGGGTCGTCGAAGCCGATCATCGTGTTGCTCCACTCGAAGACCTTGTGGCGGTCCTCGATCGGGACCCCCATCATCTCGACGATCACCTGGAGCGGCAGCTCGGCGGCGACGTCGGTCACGAAGTCGCACGCCCCCCGCGCCGCGATGTTGTCGACGATCCGGCGCGTGATCTCGCGCATGTGAGGCTCGAGGCGGTTGGTCATCTTGGGCGAGAAGCCGAGGTTCACGAGGCGGCGGTACTTGGTGTGGCGCGGCGGGTCCATGTTGATCATCAGGGTCTGGTTCGACGCGAACTCCTCCTCGGTCCAGTTCCGGAGGATCGTCCCCCGCCGCGCGGTCGAGAAGGTGCGCGGGTCGAGCGACACGTTCCAGATGTCGCGGTAGCGGGTCAGGGCCCAGAACCCCTCGCCGCCGCCGTTCCGATTCCAGAAGAGCGGGGCCTCGCGGCGGAGCAGCTTGAAGGCCTCGTGTGGCGGGCCTGCCGCGAACTGGTCGGGATTCGAGAGGTCGATCTCCGACAGCCTCATGCACGCCTCCTCAACGGCCGCGCGCCACGCCGAGAAGCTGGGCGACCGCGGCCTTCAAAAAGCGGCGCTGGCG contains:
- a CDS encoding cytochrome P450 produces the protein MRLSEIDLSNPDQFAAGPPHEAFKLLRREAPLFWNRNGGGEGFWALTRYRDIWNVSLDPRTFSTARRGTILRNWTEEEFASNQTLMINMDPPRHTKYRRLVNLGFSPKMTNRLEPHMREITRRIVDNIAARGACDFVTDVAAELPLQVIVEMMGVPIEDRHKVFEWSNTMIGFDDPEYGAGSNAAGKVAAAELYMYANQLAGERRLRPCDDLVSVLLDAEVEGEKLSELDFNSFFLLLLVAGNETTRNTISGGMLALFEHPEEWARLRHDPALLPTAVDEMVRWVSPVMYFVRTAMHDTEIHGQPIREGQRVTLWYGSANRDEEVFSDADHFDVGRHPNEHLGFGIGPHFCLGANLARLEIRIMFEELLRRLPDIELAGPVTRLRSNFIGGIKHMPVRFTPR